In the bacterium genome, one interval contains:
- a CDS encoding T9SS type A sorting domain-containing protein, with amino-acid sequence MFSRIILPAPPPPRRGPDDPARPGRGGRKLHPARESDPPPAAQPRPPGFRPPVQARLAGEGAARGIPGRRPVPSPRPGGERRLRNPVWTPEQEPQMRQLTPQIQSQPASSRTSRRLRASALLLLASSLVALAAPLAAQETVSLSLAGGSVVRIYSADYVLARWVRSLGERLWLEIPGYGSAELLVPGSATGAAAYYPHSVPDVRAALAAVAHPALPESLSVYCLPYPRAGLTSSSTAGRRIFLSPGILPFAPEVTHMVATHELGHVVHNCHLPDSDLAGWAAYRGLRSITDLSVYCEDAQHRNRPHEIFAEDFRFLFGGVLANYSGTIENGALPLPDAVPGLFSFLLALGQGQALAPAAGELVASNYPNPFNPQTRLTVEAARGFLGAPLSVEVFDAAGRLVRRLHAGALERTRLELQWDGCNERGVALPTGVYFARVRLGAQQLSHKMLLIG; translated from the coding sequence GCCGCCCAGCCGCGGCCGCCGGGCTTCCGGCCGCCTGTGCAGGCTCGGCTTGCGGGGGAGGGGGCCGCGCGAGGGATCCCCGGCCGGCGACCGGTGCCCAGCCCTCGCCCGGGCGGGGAACGCCGGTTGCGGAACCCAGTGTGGACGCCTGAGCAGGAGCCGCAGATGCGCCAATTGACCCCCCAGATCCAGAGCCAGCCTGCCAGCAGCCGGACCTCCCGCCGGCTCCGCGCCTCGGCGCTCCTGCTCCTGGCGTCCAGCCTCGTCGCGCTGGCCGCGCCGCTCGCCGCCCAGGAGACCGTCTCGCTGAGCCTGGCCGGTGGCAGCGTCGTCCGCATCTACTCGGCGGACTACGTGCTGGCCAGGTGGGTGCGTTCTCTCGGCGAGCGCCTCTGGCTCGAGATCCCCGGCTATGGCAGCGCCGAGCTGCTGGTCCCGGGCAGCGCCACCGGCGCCGCCGCCTACTATCCGCACTCGGTCCCGGATGTCCGGGCGGCCCTGGCGGCCGTCGCGCATCCGGCGCTTCCGGAGAGCCTGAGCGTCTACTGCCTGCCCTACCCCCGCGCGGGCCTGACGAGCAGCTCCACGGCCGGCCGGCGCATCTTCCTCAGCCCGGGCATCCTGCCCTTCGCGCCGGAAGTCACGCACATGGTGGCGACCCACGAACTCGGGCACGTCGTGCACAACTGCCACCTGCCCGACAGCGACCTCGCCGGCTGGGCGGCCTACCGGGGCCTCCGGAGCATCACCGATCTCAGCGTCTACTGCGAGGATGCCCAGCACCGCAATCGACCGCACGAGATCTTCGCCGAGGACTTTCGCTTCCTCTTCGGCGGCGTCCTGGCCAACTACAGCGGCACCATCGAGAATGGCGCCCTGCCCCTGCCGGATGCGGTTCCCGGTCTCTTCAGCTTCTTGCTCGCGCTCGGCCAAGGCCAGGCCCTGGCGCCCGCGGCCGGCGAACTGGTGGCGAGCAACTACCCGAATCCTTTCAATCCGCAGACCCGGCTGACGGTCGAAGCCGCGCGCGGGTTCCTCGGCGCGCCGCTCAGCGTCGAGGTCTTCGATGCCGCCGGCCGCCTCGTGCGCCGGCTTCACGCTGGTGCCCTCGAACGCACGCGCCTGGAGCTGCAGTGGGACGGCTGCAACGAGCGCGGGGTCGCCCTCCCTACGGGCGTCTACTTCGCGCGCGTCCGCCTGGGTGCGCAGCAACTGAGTCACAAGATGCTCCTGATCGGCTGA
- the ispH gene encoding 4-hydroxy-3-methylbut-2-enyl diphosphate reductase has product MPRQIIVARSAGQCFGVKRAFNVAMEAARSEDAVVMLGDIVHNEHVVKRIDEAGVKVVRAIEQAGASGTLLVRAHGAAPEVYAQAQAQGLKILDATCPLVHEIHQVAREMEGEGYQLIVIGDHGHDEVVGITGQVKDAIVLAGPDEVARRVPDRLRKVGVVVQSTQNIENVQRILVELLPRVRELRYVDTICGPTKTHQRDIRDLPGRCDVMVIVGSFTSANTCRLTEISRSTNPRSHQVEDASGLDPVWFVGAETVGVSAGASTPDWIIDEVVRALEAMPEG; this is encoded by the coding sequence GTGCCCCGCCAGATCATCGTCGCTCGCAGCGCGGGCCAGTGCTTCGGCGTCAAGCGCGCCTTCAACGTCGCGATGGAGGCGGCCCGGAGCGAGGACGCGGTGGTGATGCTGGGCGACATCGTGCACAACGAGCACGTCGTCAAGCGGATCGACGAGGCAGGCGTCAAGGTGGTCCGCGCGATCGAGCAGGCCGGCGCGAGCGGCACGCTGCTCGTGCGCGCCCATGGCGCCGCGCCCGAGGTCTACGCGCAGGCGCAGGCGCAGGGGCTCAAGATCCTCGACGCCACCTGCCCGCTGGTCCACGAGATCCACCAGGTGGCGCGCGAGATGGAGGGCGAGGGCTACCAGCTCATCGTCATCGGCGACCACGGGCACGACGAAGTGGTGGGCATCACGGGGCAGGTCAAGGACGCCATCGTCCTCGCCGGTCCCGACGAGGTCGCCCGGCGTGTTCCGGACCGCCTGCGCAAGGTCGGCGTCGTCGTGCAGTCCACGCAGAACATCGAGAACGTGCAGCGGATCCTCGTCGAGCTGCTGCCCCGTGTGCGCGAGCTGCGCTACGTGGACACCATCTGCGGCCCGACCAAGACCCACCAGCGCGACATCCGCGACCTGCCGGGCCGCTGTGACGTGATGGTCATCGTCGGCTCGTTCACGAGCGCCAACACCTGCCGCCTGACCGAGATCTCCCGCAGCACGAACCCCCGCAGCCATCAGGTGGAGGACGCTTCCGGCCTCGATCCGGTCTGGTTCGTGGGCGCCGAGACGGTCGGCGTCAGTGCCGGCGCCTCGACGCCCGACTGGATCATCGACGAGGTCGTCAGGGCGCTCGAGGCGATGCCGGAGGGCTAG